Proteins encoded by one window of uncultured Draconibacterium sp.:
- the rsmG gene encoding 16S rRNA (guanine(527)-N(7))-methyltransferase RsmG, with protein sequence MDLILKYFPHLSETQIEQFKQLEPLYADWNAKINVISRKDFSEFYERHVLHSLGIAKFIRFNGKTKVLDVGTGGGFPGIPLAIMFPGVQFHLVDSIGKKIKVVNGVAQSLQLKNVIAEQIRAEVLKDKYDFVVSRAVTRLPDFVKWIKTNISKKQKNALPNGVIYLKGGDLTEEVKPFGKRIFMQDLQEYFEEPFFETKKVLHLPL encoded by the coding sequence ATGGATTTAATTCTAAAGTATTTTCCCCATTTAAGCGAAACCCAAATTGAGCAGTTTAAACAATTGGAACCTTTGTATGCCGATTGGAATGCAAAAATAAATGTAATCTCCAGAAAAGACTTTTCGGAGTTTTACGAGCGTCATGTGTTGCACTCGCTGGGTATTGCAAAGTTTATTCGCTTTAACGGCAAAACCAAGGTTCTTGACGTAGGAACCGGTGGAGGTTTTCCGGGCATTCCACTAGCTATTATGTTTCCCGGGGTGCAGTTTCATTTGGTTGATTCGATAGGGAAAAAAATAAAGGTTGTAAATGGTGTTGCCCAATCCTTACAGTTAAAGAATGTAATCGCCGAACAGATTCGTGCCGAGGTGCTAAAAGATAAATACGATTTTGTGGTGAGCCGCGCTGTTACACGTTTGCCCGATTTTGTAAAGTGGATAAAAACCAATATTTCGAAGAAGCAAAAAAACGCATTACCAAACGGCGTTATTTATTTAAAGGGTGGAGATTTAACCGAGGAAGTAAAACCATTTGGGAAACGAATATTTATGCAGGACTTGCAGGAATATTTCGAAGAACCATTTTTCGAAACCAAAAAAGTATTGCACTTGCCTCTATAA
- a CDS encoding ATP-dependent 6-phosphofructokinase: MSTSAKPKRIGILTAGGDCPGLNAAIRGVGKTAIVEYGMEVLGFNAGYSGLINGDYIELKESALSGILTLGGTILGTSREKPYKGKKNGKDAENKPHKILKNYKKLGLDAVVCIGGNGTMKTASLLAQEGMNVVGIPKTIDNDVWGTDVTFGFDSAVQIATDAIDRLHTTANSHQRVMIIEIMGHNAGWLALYSGLAGGGDIILLPELNYNIRSVCKKIESRYESNKPYSIVVVAEGIDHPKEISAATHIAQAIQTYTNIETRETVLGYIQRGGSPTPMDRILATRYGAFAAQCIADENFGTMVAIKDNQLTTVPLEEVGGKLRLVEPNLGLIEKARKMGVSFGDEYL; the protein is encoded by the coding sequence ATGAGTACTTCAGCAAAGCCAAAAAGAATAGGTATTTTGACTGCAGGGGGCGATTGCCCGGGACTGAATGCAGCAATCAGAGGCGTGGGAAAAACAGCGATAGTTGAATACGGAATGGAGGTGCTGGGCTTTAATGCCGGCTACTCGGGGTTAATTAACGGCGACTACATTGAACTGAAAGAATCGGCACTGTCGGGGATTTTAACCCTTGGCGGAACCATTTTGGGCACCTCGCGCGAAAAGCCTTACAAAGGGAAGAAAAACGGAAAGGATGCAGAGAACAAACCGCACAAAATATTGAAGAATTATAAGAAACTGGGGCTCGATGCCGTAGTTTGCATTGGTGGTAACGGAACCATGAAAACCGCAAGCCTTCTGGCACAAGAGGGAATGAATGTGGTTGGAATACCAAAAACCATTGACAACGATGTTTGGGGTACCGATGTAACTTTCGGTTTTGATTCGGCTGTGCAAATTGCCACCGATGCTATCGACCGCCTGCACACCACAGCCAACTCGCACCAGCGCGTAATGATTATTGAAATTATGGGGCATAACGCCGGATGGCTTGCATTGTATTCGGGGCTTGCCGGTGGTGGCGATATTATTCTGCTGCCCGAGCTGAACTATAATATCCGGTCGGTTTGCAAAAAGATTGAAAGCCGCTATGAAAGCAACAAACCCTACTCAATTGTTGTGGTTGCCGAAGGTATCGACCACCCGAAAGAAATATCGGCAGCAACACATATTGCACAGGCCATACAAACTTACACCAACATTGAAACCCGCGAAACAGTTTTAGGCTACATTCAGCGTGGTGGTTCGCCAACACCAATGGATCGTATTCTGGCAACACGCTACGGCGCTTTTGCGGCTCAATGTATCGCCGATGAAAATTTCGGCACAATGGTGGCTATTAAAGACAATCAGCTTACTACCGTGCCTTTGGAAGAGGTTGGCGGGAAACTGCGCCTGGTAGAACCCAATTTGGGGCTGATTGAAAAAGCACGAAAAATGGGTGTTTCGTTTGGCGACGAATACCTTTAG
- a CDS encoding DUF1080 domain-containing protein, translating to MRKFFSLLMATALVFSISCKSTKTGGSAGLNQLTKKEKEEGWVLLFDGKTSEGWRGNNKNHFPTGWEVVDGTLHCKASGQGEAGARDGGDIITTKEYSNFHLKMEWKIAEGGNSGIFYLGKEHEGWPIYKTAPEMQVLDNERHPDALLGKDGNRKAGSLYDLIPAKPQNAKPAGGWNTVEIICYNGTVVHKQNGETVVEYHLWTDDWKELVAGSKFPGLNPDWANIAKEGVIALQDHGDNVWFRNIKIKEMNY from the coding sequence ATGAGAAAGTTTTTTTCACTTTTAATGGCTACTGCCTTGGTGTTTTCCATCTCGTGTAAGAGTACAAAAACAGGAGGTTCGGCCGGTTTAAACCAATTAACAAAAAAAGAAAAGGAAGAAGGTTGGGTATTGCTTTTTGATGGCAAAACCAGCGAAGGATGGCGCGGTAACAACAAAAACCATTTTCCAACAGGATGGGAAGTTGTTGACGGAACACTGCACTGTAAAGCATCGGGGCAGGGCGAAGCCGGAGCACGCGATGGTGGCGATATCATCACTACCAAAGAATACTCGAACTTTCACCTGAAAATGGAGTGGAAAATTGCAGAAGGTGGAAACTCGGGAATTTTCTATCTGGGAAAAGAGCACGAAGGATGGCCAATTTACAAAACGGCTCCTGAAATGCAGGTGCTGGATAACGAGCGTCACCCTGATGCATTGCTGGGAAAAGACGGTAACCGCAAAGCGGGTTCGTTATACGACCTGATTCCGGCAAAACCACAGAATGCAAAACCTGCCGGTGGATGGAATACCGTTGAAATTATTTGTTACAACGGCACTGTTGTTCACAAACAAAATGGCGAAACAGTTGTGGAGTACCACTTGTGGACTGACGACTGGAAAGAGCTGGTTGCCGGATCGAAATTTCCCGGATTAAATCCTGACTGGGCAAACATTGCTAAAGAAGGTGTTATTGCTTTGCAAGACCACGGCGACAACGTTTGGTTCCGCAACATTAAAATTAAAGAAATGAATTATTAA
- a CDS encoding NAD+ synthase translates to MKVALAQLNYTIGDFEGNASKIIAEINRLKEADVDLVVFSELSVTGYYPHDLLEKKEFIAKADDAVAEISKHCHGIAALVGAPRINQHERGKKLFNSALFLADGEIKSSHNKTLLPTYDIFDEYRHFEPNREFSLVEYKGEKIAVTICEDLWDEQPTANEFGKDKLYSVSPMEELAKLKPDFVVNLSASPFSYNQEGWRKNVLINKAKNYGIPILYCNQVGAQTELVFDGGSVYIDAKGEIVKELKYFEEDSLVLDTTSLGEKELQEKVDYIEKIHDALVLGIRDYFKKMGFKQATLGLSGGIDSAVTVVLAVRALGAENVRVLLMPSKYSSDHSVNDARELAENLGIRYDVVNIQSAVDQFETALASLFEGRSPDVTEENIQARARGIYMMAISNKFGHILLNTTNKSECAVGYGTLYGDMNGGLAVLGDVYKLDVFKLSRFMNKDGDVIPENTIVKPPSAELRPDQKDTDSLPEYEELDDMLFNYIELNKSPKEIAALGYDEAVVRRVIRMVNMNEYKRFQAAPILRVSSKAFGFGRKMPLVARY, encoded by the coding sequence ATGAAAGTTGCACTTGCCCAGTTAAATTATACCATCGGCGATTTTGAAGGAAATGCCTCAAAGATTATTGCAGAGATCAACCGCCTGAAAGAGGCTGACGTTGATCTGGTTGTTTTTTCCGAATTGTCGGTAACGGGTTACTATCCACACGATTTGCTGGAGAAAAAAGAGTTTATTGCCAAAGCCGATGATGCTGTTGCTGAAATTTCTAAACACTGCCACGGTATTGCTGCTTTGGTTGGTGCGCCTCGTATTAACCAGCACGAACGTGGTAAAAAGCTTTTTAATTCGGCACTGTTTCTGGCCGATGGCGAAATAAAAAGCAGTCATAACAAAACGCTGCTGCCTACCTACGATATTTTTGATGAGTACCGCCATTTTGAGCCCAACCGCGAGTTTAGTTTGGTAGAATACAAAGGCGAAAAAATTGCCGTAACCATTTGCGAAGATTTGTGGGACGAGCAACCAACAGCCAACGAGTTTGGTAAAGACAAGCTGTATTCCGTATCGCCAATGGAGGAGCTGGCAAAGCTAAAACCCGATTTTGTGGTGAACTTGTCTGCATCGCCATTTTCGTATAACCAGGAAGGCTGGCGCAAAAATGTGCTGATAAATAAAGCTAAGAATTACGGCATTCCCATTTTGTATTGCAACCAGGTAGGTGCACAAACAGAGTTGGTTTTTGATGGGGGATCGGTGTACATCGACGCCAAAGGCGAAATTGTAAAAGAGCTGAAATATTTCGAGGAAGATTCTTTGGTGCTGGATACTACTTCGCTTGGCGAAAAAGAGCTACAGGAAAAGGTTGATTATATTGAAAAAATACACGATGCACTGGTATTGGGTATCCGCGACTATTTTAAAAAGATGGGCTTTAAACAAGCCACACTCGGTTTGTCGGGCGGAATTGATTCGGCAGTAACCGTTGTGCTGGCTGTTCGCGCGCTGGGTGCCGAAAATGTGCGCGTATTGTTAATGCCGTCAAAATATTCATCGGACCACAGTGTAAACGATGCCCGTGAACTGGCTGAGAATTTAGGCATTCGCTACGATGTGGTTAATATTCAGTCGGCAGTCGATCAGTTTGAAACGGCGCTGGCTTCGCTATTCGAAGGCCGCTCGCCTGATGTTACCGAAGAAAATATTCAGGCCCGTGCCCGTGGAATTTATATGATGGCGATTTCGAATAAGTTTGGCCACATTCTGTTAAATACCACCAACAAAAGTGAGTGTGCAGTAGGGTATGGTACGCTCTACGGAGACATGAATGGTGGCCTTGCGGTGCTTGGCGATGTTTACAAGCTTGATGTGTTTAAACTGTCGCGTTTTATGAATAAAGACGGTGACGTAATTCCTGAGAATACGATCGTAAAACCGCCGTCTGCCGAGTTGCGCCCGGACCAAAAAGATACCGATTCGTTACCCGAGTACGAAGAGCTGGATGACATGCTATTTAACTACATCGAACTAAATAAATCACCAAAGGAAATTGCTGCTCTTGGCTATGATGAGGCAGTCGTTCGTCGTGTAATAAGAATGGTGAATATGAATGAGTACAAACGCTTTCAGGCAGCACCTATTTTAAGAGTAAGTTCAAAAGCTTTTGGCTTCGGAAGAAAAATGCCTCTTGTTGCCCGGTACTAA
- a CDS encoding Crp/Fnr family transcriptional regulator, producing the protein MLNSEIGLRDLVDNPKSIFYLLGQEDKDELQHHISLSHYKKNEFIYKEGDKPNGFLVLIDGKVKIFKEGVGGREQIIRMTKPLGLIGYRALLGDETHNGSAVTLEESLVCTISPDFIFNHALKNTDFSFKIISKLSKELGFSNARTVTLTQKHIRGRLAESLILLKDKYGFENDGTTLKAYLSREDIANLSNMTTSNAIRTLSTFASEKVIAIDGRKIRILDANRLERISKLG; encoded by the coding sequence ATGTTAAATTCGGAAATTGGACTTAGGGATCTGGTTGATAATCCAAAATCAATATTTTATTTACTTGGGCAGGAAGATAAAGACGAACTGCAGCATCATATTTCACTTTCGCATTATAAAAAAAACGAATTCATTTATAAGGAAGGAGATAAGCCAAATGGTTTTTTGGTGTTGATTGATGGAAAGGTAAAGATTTTTAAAGAAGGTGTAGGAGGAAGAGAGCAGATTATCCGCATGACAAAGCCGTTGGGATTGATCGGTTATCGTGCATTGCTTGGTGATGAAACCCACAACGGATCGGCTGTTACACTTGAAGAATCGTTGGTCTGCACTATAAGTCCTGACTTTATCTTTAACCACGCCTTAAAAAATACCGATTTCTCGTTTAAGATTATAAGCAAACTTTCAAAAGAACTTGGCTTCTCTAATGCACGTACTGTAACACTTACGCAAAAGCATATTCGGGGACGTTTGGCCGAATCATTAATACTTCTGAAAGATAAGTACGGTTTTGAAAATGATGGAACAACATTAAAAGCTTACCTCTCGCGAGAGGATATTGCAAACCTGTCAAACATGACAACGTCGAATGCTATTCGCACGCTATCAACTTTTGCCAGCGAAAAAGTAATTGCCATCGACGGTAGAAAGATCCGCATTTTGGATGCAAACCGACTGGAACGTATCAGTAAATTAGGATAA
- a CDS encoding bifunctional UDP-N-acetylmuramoyl-tripeptide:D-alanyl-D-alanine ligase/alanine racemase: MKALTVTEICTVVNGELYKSSSFQKFTVSDIITDSRTFFGGSNVAFIALSGPVFNGHNYIAQLRKKGVQLFIVSDKNFIDNKANYILVKDTGFALQHLAAYNRKHFLQPVIGITGSNGKTIVKEWLYDLLSSTKKIVRSPKSYNSQIGVPLSALLLDAQYDLAILEAGISQPGEMQKLAPIVKPEIGILTNIGDAHQENFLSLDEKLNEKLKLFVGAEKLVFRAEKFYSKRVSDFCLQNKITPVNWSLNEKAATIQFKSKAKSTATEIEARIKDKHYSFVIPFTDDSAIENAYHSFAAIIALEKNPKDYLEQFSKLQPVAMRLEIKQGINNCLLINDYYNSDLNSLSIALSVLKQQAAKSHLHNHVILSDIQQTGIETAELYSKVNQLLQEWGINKLTGIGEALCEHQHIFQMESEFYTNRSEFEKNFIRSNYASSAILLKGARQFEFEKISSLLQQKAHQTVLEINLNALNQNLNTFRELLQPATKIMVMVKAFSYGSGDVEIARLLQHQNVDYLAVAVADEGVQLRNAGINVPIVVMNPEQDSFQNIIDFKLEPNIYSYNLLKQFLQAVADAGQTNYPIHVKIDTGMNRLGLKTRSEVEQLAEFIISNKQLKIRSVFSHLAGSDEAVLDDFTFEQIDRFNSLAGVIQNAFGYKIDKHILNSAGIERFPNYQFDMVRLGIGLYGISQTGLPLENTGTLKTTVSQVKTVDANETVGYNRKGKTEKKSRIAIVPLGYADGINRKLGNSKGCAFVKGKRVPIVGNICMDMLMLDVSNVDVKAGDNVEIFGPNISIVELAEKLGTIPYEILTGISQRVKRVYLQE; this comes from the coding sequence ATGAAAGCACTAACGGTTACAGAAATTTGTACCGTTGTAAATGGTGAACTTTATAAGTCTTCATCGTTTCAGAAGTTTACTGTTTCAGATATTATTACCGATAGCCGGACTTTCTTCGGCGGATCAAACGTTGCATTTATTGCTTTATCGGGGCCGGTTTTTAACGGGCACAATTACATTGCTCAACTTCGGAAAAAAGGTGTACAGCTTTTTATTGTTTCCGACAAAAATTTTATCGATAACAAAGCCAACTACATTTTAGTAAAAGACACTGGTTTTGCACTGCAACATCTGGCAGCATATAACCGAAAACATTTTTTGCAACCTGTTATTGGAATTACCGGCAGCAATGGAAAAACCATCGTTAAAGAGTGGCTGTACGATTTGCTTTCGTCGACAAAAAAGATTGTCCGAAGCCCGAAAAGTTACAACTCGCAGATTGGAGTTCCTTTATCTGCATTACTTTTGGATGCACAATACGATCTGGCGATTTTGGAGGCAGGTATTTCCCAGCCCGGAGAAATGCAAAAACTCGCCCCAATCGTAAAACCAGAGATTGGCATTCTTACTAATATCGGCGATGCTCATCAGGAAAATTTCCTGTCGCTTGATGAAAAACTAAACGAGAAACTGAAGCTTTTCGTCGGTGCAGAAAAACTGGTTTTTCGGGCAGAGAAGTTCTATTCTAAACGTGTAAGCGATTTTTGCTTGCAGAATAAAATTACACCGGTAAACTGGTCACTGAATGAAAAAGCGGCAACGATACAGTTTAAAAGTAAAGCAAAATCAACTGCCACTGAAATTGAGGCAAGAATTAAAGACAAACATTATTCATTTGTAATTCCATTTACTGATGATTCGGCCATTGAAAACGCCTACCATAGTTTTGCGGCGATAATTGCATTAGAGAAAAATCCGAAAGATTACCTGGAACAGTTCAGCAAGTTACAACCCGTGGCTATGCGCCTGGAAATAAAGCAGGGAATAAACAACTGCCTGCTGATTAACGACTATTATAATTCGGATCTAAACTCGCTGAGTATTGCTTTGTCGGTACTCAAACAACAAGCCGCTAAAAGTCATTTGCATAATCATGTAATTCTGTCCGACATTCAACAAACAGGAATTGAAACAGCAGAACTTTATTCGAAAGTAAATCAACTTTTGCAGGAATGGGGCATTAATAAACTTACCGGAATCGGGGAGGCACTGTGTGAACACCAGCATATTTTTCAGATGGAAAGCGAGTTTTACACCAACCGAAGCGAGTTTGAAAAAAACTTTATTCGCAGTAACTATGCCTCATCTGCCATTTTACTGAAAGGAGCGCGACAATTTGAGTTTGAAAAGATATCGTCGCTGTTACAGCAAAAGGCTCATCAAACAGTGCTCGAAATCAATCTGAATGCACTGAATCAGAACCTCAATACTTTTCGGGAACTACTACAACCGGCAACAAAGATTATGGTAATGGTGAAAGCATTTTCATATGGTAGCGGCGATGTGGAAATTGCCCGGCTATTGCAACATCAAAACGTCGACTATCTGGCCGTTGCTGTGGCCGACGAAGGTGTGCAATTACGTAATGCAGGTATTAATGTGCCCATTGTAGTTATGAATCCTGAACAAGACAGCTTTCAAAACATTATCGACTTTAAGCTGGAGCCAAACATTTACAGCTACAATCTATTGAAACAATTTTTGCAAGCTGTTGCAGATGCAGGGCAAACCAATTACCCCATCCACGTAAAAATCGATACGGGAATGAACCGGCTTGGTCTAAAAACAAGATCCGAGGTCGAACAACTCGCTGAATTTATAATATCGAATAAACAGTTAAAAATAAGGTCTGTTTTTTCGCACCTTGCCGGAAGCGACGAAGCAGTATTGGATGATTTCACCTTCGAACAAATTGACAGGTTTAATTCTCTTGCCGGTGTTATCCAAAATGCTTTTGGTTATAAAATCGACAAACACATCCTAAACTCAGCCGGGATTGAGCGTTTCCCAAATTATCAATTCGATATGGTACGGTTGGGAATCGGACTATATGGTATCTCACAAACCGGACTGCCACTTGAAAACACAGGAACTTTAAAAACTACTGTTTCGCAGGTAAAAACAGTTGATGCCAACGAAACAGTTGGTTATAACCGTAAAGGAAAAACCGAAAAAAAGAGTCGTATTGCAATTGTTCCACTGGGTTATGCCGACGGTATAAACCGCAAACTGGGAAATAGCAAAGGCTGTGCCTTTGTAAAAGGAAAAAGAGTGCCTATTGTTGGCAACATCTGTATGGATATGTTAATGTTGGATGTTAGCAACGTTGATGTGAAAGCCGGGGACAACGTAGAGATTTTCGGACCGAATATTTCGATTGTAGAGCTGGCGGAAAAACTCGGGACTATTCCTTACGAGATATTAACAGGCATTTCGCAACGTGTAAAACGTGTGTATTTACAGGAATAA
- a CDS encoding thymidine kinase — translation MFIERDINNHKRVGTIEVVAGSMFSGKTEELIRRLKRAKIAKQKVEIYKPMVDVRYSETEVVSHDENAIRSTPVENSANILLLAGDVDVIGIDEAQFFDKGLIDVVTKLANMGIRVIVAGLDMDFKGVPFGPIPGLMAVADYITKVHAICVRCGSIAQFSHRLSEKEQVVLLGEKDIYEPLCRSCYNKAKSEQ, via the coding sequence ATGTTTATTGAAAGAGACATTAACAACCACAAAAGAGTGGGCACCATTGAAGTTGTGGCCGGATCGATGTTTTCGGGAAAAACGGAAGAGCTTATAAGACGGCTGAAACGAGCAAAAATTGCCAAACAAAAGGTGGAGATATACAAACCGATGGTAGATGTTCGTTACTCGGAAACCGAAGTGGTATCACACGATGAGAATGCGATTCGTTCTACCCCGGTTGAAAACTCGGCAAATATTCTTTTGCTGGCCGGCGATGTTGATGTTATTGGAATTGACGAAGCACAGTTCTTTGACAAAGGTCTGATTGATGTGGTCACCAAACTGGCCAACATGGGAATTCGCGTAATCGTTGCCGGACTCGACATGGATTTTAAAGGCGTCCCTTTTGGACCGATTCCGGGATTAATGGCTGTGGCCGATTACATTACCAAGGTACATGCCATTTGTGTGCGATGTGGAAGTATTGCGCAATTCTCGCACCGACTTTCTGAAAAGGAACAAGTGGTTTTACTAGGTGAAAAAGACATTTACGAACCGCTTTGCCGAAGCTGTTACAACAAAGCAAAAAGCGAACAATGA